The following is a genomic window from Mya arenaria isolate MELC-2E11 chromosome 4, ASM2691426v1.
cctcTTTTTTTTACCATGCCACCAGAAAcacatctattttttttttggccttacatATCAAGCACCTGATTTAAATGAATCAGGTGTTTGAAAAGTTTCAGCAGGTACCAAATCTTTTCATTAGGAAAGTATTATAAGACGTTAAATTCCAAAAGTTTCCAGTTgattacaaaatcaaattttacTTCCGCTGGGAATCACAATTTTAGTGCGCATGCGCAAAAAGCACAACTTAAAATACGGGCAACAGTTAGGTTAAACTATAAGTTCATTATACTTTCTTTTTTGACGCAGACAACATTCTGCATTTACGAGAATATTTATGTTAAGTCAAGCGTTTACATTACACatgtgctaaaaatagataccatttatttcatttttatgagctTCATGgtctatgtatatatatatgtacaattagattagtttttaatgaaaaataataagatatatattacCTACTGGTTTGAAAATTCCacttttaaatatcttaaataaaaaaaaatcacttcagCGCATGTTTCCCGGTTGTGTTGATCATTTAAGGCATTCGGAGCTCCTAGgttgttattgaaaaaaatggtcgaggagttccgaatgcatttAAGggagtgtccgagaactacttcTGTCGAACTAAAATTTGACCCCTTTTGAGCACCACATTCGGAGGTTATGAGAATGgacttaaattattcaatttcacttgattttgcattatttcaacAGAAGAATAGCTGAAGTTTGTTATAAACATTGGAAtatcatatatcttttaaaataaggaTACTTTATCGATAAACCTCTAaaagtgtccgagaactactcgcctactggtaATGGATAAAACTGAATCTGAGTACATACATGTGCATTCAATAAGAATGTATACTTACCCATCATGACatcactttttaattttttactcTTCTGACCTCGATATTTACTAGCAAATGTGATCGGGCGAGTGGATTTATCGCACCTTTGACCTCACTTTGtaatttttatcatatatttttttcaattaatgcCAAAAATATTGATAGTTTGAGATATTCCAACTTAATGGCCATCAACGAGACTTTTGTCAaaacttttgacatttttttaatatggcagactcaTGACGTCCACCAACCCAGCAAAACGTAGCGAaaggtccttgcgcagagaatccacgcggccacaatttttaaattatctctgatataaattcaaatttctatgaaaatattattgcctactattaaacacatatttatttatgtcattacaGTATGCCAAAAtaacatgttcagatatcataaaacacttacatgtgttgattgtttatcaagtatcctgatatctgtaaatctgggacaaatctgacaggttgtgtacatgtataaaatggtattTGTGACCcagaacatatttatatgaaattaacgactaatgacaaattcaatccagttcagatcactgtcgggtatatatatattgaacaattttgtcattattatttaacatcaatgcataatattactatacaTTATTTTGCCCGGtgttaaccctttacttcatgtaaacctaagccatttcaggctgccagttcatggcttatcagttcatatcagtacccctacttcataggagattattgatattattggaattttaaccctaatgtattacaaacctattttcttagtatttcttttggtttaatcaataagtcatcaatgtaaagtttatagagaattaaatttccaatccagtcatataaattttattttgttatctaaattatttccgcatgatattcataaataaacagaaaaatatgtcaaatttgatgaaaattaatttttactacacttttatttatcaaacataacacaaaatattatataaacaacatatttttataattcatttaatgcaacctgaattgaaacaaagatggacagaattaaaaaatagttcacaacaaagaagcacggtatatttatatatatgatacagaagaaaaaaaacaagttgatcaacagtcacagtatgtataactttcggttatttaacactacaatgaacaaataaagttattattcaactactaaatgaggcctgcatgttgttgtttactaaatttatatcgtttattgcatgtccatgtattgtcatttgggtttgattttaaaaatcctcatttcTCGTATCCTTGTGTGCGTGACGCCGAGGTCTGAATTCTCGACGTCGTACTCAATGTCTCAAACTCATTTATATCGAAGCCAGAATGTTCCGATTCGtcagacaaacactgaaatataaatgacattattcaggaatgttgttttaaactgaagttaacaagggcagaaattagctctacattgcattcttgtgtattcgaaaacacgtgtttcaacagctgatcgatgttaaattgggtcatgtcaaagtttaacaatagggatagtcattattttataacacatttgtacttactttcaatttgtagaagcagatgcgcatttttatgaccggattagcgaaacagaagtgacacatatgtcccatataatgatttatggcctttgtttatacaagccagatgattttttgtttatccaacatggccgacattttgacacgttttcgaaccatgacctgtgacgtcaggcgcgtgatcaataaaatatagttgtattattggtagttaattataacttgcagtattgtgtaaatttccacgaggaaaatgagacaggaatgcccacaaacctgcgcagtcaacgttttacgcatctttgataccagtgaccttatttcccgattttccgaaattctttaaatagtaacatagtgttttttttagtgcattgtatttatcgatgtttatacttcatgaatatgaatttatagcgcataaacaagcatcaggtatgaaaataaatgcccctacattacgaatacgtaggattacgtatctatgaagctatggataaaacgttaagatccgtatctatgaagctatggatagataagtaaaattgcgtatctatgaagtaaagggttaaatggtagagagtcgtagtgttacagggatacataagaaatgtcaaaattataaaaaaagtatccctgatcgctcattattatAGCTACAGTATAGTTTGAGTCAGTGAGTTTAAAAGAGATGGAATCATTCACAGAAAATCATGAATGtgccattttttcacaaaaattgctTTCTATGAtcactcagtgaaataaaatacaatcttacactgagataattttaatttaaaaaatatcctgtgttatatttcttttttgcttCAGGTTTAGCAGATGGTGTTGGGGGTTGGAGAAATTATGGGATTGACCCTTCTTTGTTCTCCTCGTCGCTGATGCGAGCATGTGAGAGATTGGTAAAAAGTGGCCAATTCAAGCCTCAACATCCAGCCAATCTCATCCATGACAGCTACCAGGAAATTCTGGCCCAGAAGTTTCCATTGATCGGTAACATATTTCTTGTTGATACCCATGTAAAGAATGGTTATTGTTAAGCATGAATTTGGCAAATGCAAGTAAACCTTTAACAAGCAGActgctttattttcaaaacttagAAGCTTAAAGTGAAATCATGCTGATTAAGTTAAGTAATTGACAAAAGATGACAATGtattgtatgaaaaattaaacgttctaaaatatcaaaacaatatattcttGTTTGAAATGTACAGTATGCAGGACCTTTTTTACCCTTCTTTGTCTTTGCTGATACCAGGCTACTTCATCAAGGGCCAGACCGTGTTTTTTGCCCCTAAAATAGCCTCTGAAATctgttttaacaaaacaaacaaacaaaataaattttatattattagaaaatCAGGATTCATTAAACGATGTTTCTGAGTGATTTACTTGCTgggttattgatattttattctatttgtaATTTAACTAAATTGTCCTAATTGTTTTAAGAAGTACAGTTCTCTGAGAATATTTCCCccaactaaaaaaaaaaataacttgctTTTTTCACCATAAAAAGGGCTTGCTAGCTAGGTGTCTTCCCCATAACTGGTAAAAAGGCCTTGGTATGtattaagataaataataataatgcttgTAAGTAAGTTGTGGTGTCACAAGTTGATATAACATTATTGCATTGCAGGTGGTAGCACTGCCTGTGTTGTAGCTCTACACAAAGCCGAGAATATGATATACACAGCCAATCTTGGAGACAGCGGGTTTCTGCTGATCCGAGATGGGGAGGTGGTGCATCGATCAGAAGAGCAGCAGCATTACTTCAACACACCATTCCAGTTAACAGTTGCACTCCCTGAACAAGAGGGGCTTGTACTTAGTGACAGGTATTGAATTGGATGTTACTTAAATAAGTGTACTCGTCAATAACTTAATAAAGTCATGTTCACAATGAAGAGATTTGAACTGTCCAAGAGGCCGTAAGTTTTAGGCACTTCAAAGTTAATTTTGTACCATGCTGTCTTTGAGAGTGTAAATTAAAGTTAGGATTTAATTGGTTTGTTGAAATTGAACCAATACAAACTGTTCATGTAAGGATGCTTTACTGGAGTATAAGCCTGCCAGGAATAAACAATACAGACGAAATTGAGCCATTTGGGCTTCATGGTAGTTCAAAGTTTAAGTTTCGCAAGATAGCTTAGAAATAAGTGAGTGAAAcaaagtgaaacatttatgattATTACCTTAGTAAACATTGTCAGTAAATTTAATTTTTGCATCATTTTAATGTCTGAATGATTAATTACAGAGCTGAGTCAGCCCATAAAAGCTCCTACAAGGTCCAGGAAGGCGACATTCTACTCATGGGGACGGACGGCCTTTTCGACAATATGCACGAAGACATGATTGTTGATTACATATCAAAATACAAGGTATGATCATGTCATTGTTGCAAAGAAAAccagtttttttaataaactataaTTGTTTATCACAAAAGCAGAATGGTATAAAATTGAATAGTTAggacatttattaaaaacaacagaaatttGTTTGTTGACTGTATACTTTACAATACAGATATATGGAAATGATATCAAATACTGGTACGATATTTAtaatgtaattgaaattgtaaTGAATTCATTTGATCTGTTAATCAAATCCTCAGAATATTATTTGTGTAATGAATTCATTTGAGCTATTTCTCAAATCCTCAAAATATTGTGTGCACCTCAGTTTTTAACACTATTAAAACACGTATTTCGAATCTTGAAATTGTATTCAGTATTAATATAGACAATTAACTTTTCAGGATCACAAAGATGCGTCTAAAGTCACTGCCAGCACAATTGCAGAGAGGGCTCATGACTTATCGTTTGATCCGGACTATATGTCACCCTTTGCTCTAGCAGCGATTGACTCAGGCATAGAATTGCGAGGTATTGTTCTGGAATACAGTGGAATTGAGTTTGTTGCCTGTTTGGATAACCCATCATAGTGATAAGTCAAACCGATTGTAAGACTAATTCTAATGtgaaaggggcataactctggagtgactgGGGCAATCAAACTGGACCGAAATATTATGCCCATAAACTTTGTCACCATATTGCCTGCACAAGATATAAATTTACTATTTCGAAagtaaaaggggcataactctggaATTTACCGAGACGTGTGATCCCACCCTTGAACTTAACCGAGACATTATGCCCACAAACATACTTACAATCATTCATCAGTGATTGTCTTGATATGATTTTACTGATGCAGACGCCAAGAGTAATACCTTGGTTGATATCCAGTAATATGAATATTATTCTGTTCAAAAGTGTTTACTTCGGTTTGAACATCCAAAATGGATACAACAATATACTCAGTAACAGATATACTGACTGAAGCACAGTACAGCTTTAAATGTGTAAATCACCTTTTAAAAGACCAAACATTTTGGAGGCTTTAAACTCTTTGTTTTGAAacgtgtatgtttgtttttttcaggtgGGAAACCAGATGATATTACTGTGATAGTAGCTAGAGTATCATCCGACTCAGTCACTTAGCTGCCTAGGACAAAATCATCGGCATTCTAGCCCAGTATCATTCCCATGTGAGGAGATCAGAAGCGAGGTCCGACACTGGATAATAAAACGCATGGCTTGAATTGAGGATATATGTTAAGTGACATGAAAAGAATGTAATTGAGGAGACTCAAGAAGTCTGGTGTCATAGTCACTCAGTGTTGTCAAAAGACTACAGTTTTATTGGATAATATGAGGATGTTAGCTCAAAGCATATACATACATCTTATCGTTTCTATAATAGTTAATTGACTAGCACTTTCTGTTAGCAAAATGCTGTTATTTTGGGAAATGAATGCAGCCAGAGTCAAGCATGGCCGGTGTGAAGCATAACAACAGAaattagtaaaataaatttttgaAGAACACTTCCATAAAGGTCGCTAAAATGTAAAGTCGGAAACaccaatttataatatattaatataatattatgctCTCTAGTCAAAAGTACTGgcatatttaaatttcaaaaacatgtaagTTTACCAGTCAAGCTACAAAAACAGACACCATTTAGGTAACATAAACACCAATTCAGTTATTTTTTCCACTCAGTATATGCTCACTGTTTAGATAACAAACAATACAGTGAGATGATGATATGTCAGTATCTAGTTTTATCTTTGATCTGTATGTTAATTTCAACATACCTTttctttcaattattttttcctTGTATTAAAGTAATGTCCTCTCAGTTTTTGGCATACAACTTGCTAATGAAGTTATGGCACCAGTttcacgatttttttttttaaataattactaACTTAATCAACCCATTTTACGACATTACAGCCTGGCACggttcaaatttcaaaatattgaatgtttcttCTGTGTTTGAATCATATTCTTTCATCGGTTCTGTTAGTTTTTTGAAGAATTTGTAATATAGTAAGTGATGTACTTGTAAGgttacttatatatatatatttaaggttGTACTCAACTGTTCTTTTGTGTATTAATTTTGAGCACACAAAAATGGTTTAAAGAATTTGaacataaatcaaaatgtgGGATAACCAGAATTCTATTTCttctttaaacattatatatataaatatattatttaattatatatatgttaatgatTTTTTGGAAACTGGGTACAAGGGCCATGCTTATGAATGGTCTCAAGTTTGTGTTCAAACTGTGGAAAGTGGAAAGATCATTGTAACTTGCTGACTAGTTGTgattttttgatgaattttaccttgttataactattttaaattgtacattttttatttcattttgtaaaacaaacttaacatagatgattatttgtaatttaattaaagTGATGTTGTTTTAGTCTATAGCAGTCATCGAAATTCTATTTTgtgatgaacaagcccgaattcttatactactgcttggcattacatttttgagCAAGCCCTGCTGTATTAAACTCAGagtttgagcaagcccggagaGCATTTTACAAATGTAGGGCTTGTGGGCTCGgcctaatttcgaccactgctaTAGTCAGACTCGACTGTTTATAATCATGAGTCCAGGTTATGGTAAAAAGTTTTTACAGTGTGTGCCATAGGAGGTATGTGGAAGTCTAGCCAAAGATCTGGACTATTCCAGCAAAAATGAGCTTGAAAATCATGTGTTATGACCTATGGAGTTGTCACAAAACTAGTTGTCTTGATGTTAGTTGaaagaatgttattgttgatgttCAAACTTTTTAGTCATACTAAACAAAAGtggttttgaattattttgtgtcataattgtatcataaatgataattaaacTTTTTTGATTCACCTGCACCTTATATTTAACAgatctatacatttttattggaatgctttcaaaatgttaccataattgaatttaaatgtatttaatttggtatgttgtacatatacaatacatgttGATTCTGTTTAAATTCACTGTatagatttttttctgtatattttgtaagtgttcaaaaatctttaaactgtgatattaatgtttttaatgtatacTGTAAAATGTAGTCATTTCTTTGCTTAGATCAAACCTACTTAGGCTTTGgtgattaaaatcatttaatttaaatccTTTTTACTTATGGTTTATTTTTAGACAATACATGTTTGCAAAATGAAATGTGCACAATCAACTTCTTGTGGACAACAATTTTCAACACGGACACTGGAATAATTTGAGTTTATTCTCATAAAGGTACAAAAAATTGTCCAGTTAGATGGTAGATCATAAACacttaagttatttttaatataccTACCTGATCTGTAAAGATATCCAATATCATAAGTCTTACTTGTTCTTTGAAGTTAACTATTCTTACAAAAGGGAATTTAAGATACATGTAACATGAAAGTTCTAAATTACAACTTGTCAAGACTAGACTAaagaaatgaaaccatatcccCTTCCGGCAGAGCTGTGGGACCAATCTTGATTCATTGCTGGTCTTGTGGCATGTTTGGTACAACATtacattttggcaaatattCCATCCACTGGTTTGGGTAAAATTCCTCTGTTAGCTTCAAACTTTTATGTGACAGGGTCAAGCCGTAAGGGcccgggcagacctttatagaattatttttatttatatttaaactgtaGCTTAGTTAGAAACATAAAAATAGCTTAACTTAAATAGCATACCTTTGTTTTTGATTGTtccgaatatttgaatatttttaaaaatttaatagATTAATTATCACACTAAAGCAGGAACTATATAACTGCATAAAGAAGTAGAAGCGGTTATTGAATTATTGCATTAAGGTGATGATTTAATGTTTTCCATTGCCATTAGATTGTTCAGCAACATATAAGGCTCCATCATAACTGTCTTAGTTTGACGTTCCAAGTCTTCAGTCGAAGCCTTTGCTGAATTTACACAACAATGCTAGAAAATACAACCAAACTTTATCAGAACAATTGATATACCCAAAAAATTTGATTCATTGTAAACAGACACTTGatgtttctttgaaaagaaATGTGTCTGTCTGAGATCTACTCCTGTCCAAAGTATAGCCCTTTGTGTGCCGGTAGGTAATTGGAAATATGTCACACATTgaacatatgtttatatatagatataaatacaattttattattagaGCTAATATTGTTCTGTATCACTATGCATggttttaattgtggtactaACTAGTGGTACTGTGTATTTGTCGATGTTTAGCATGGATACACTGATGTGTCAACACATCTGCAAATTATCAATCACTTTTTGAGAAATTTGTAGCAGACTGGTGTGCCAGacaaaaataccatttttcTTGATTCTTCAAATTGTGAAACATAAACAAGAacattagattttttttttaaatagctggatttaaaataaagttgtaaaataattgatctataaatgtttttcttcCATTGTAGATTAACTGTCCCACAgctttgttttgtgttttcatttctACAGAGACTGCTCAGTTTTCCCCCCAAGTTCCAATCAAtaaattgtacatatatttgtgctgataatatttttttgtcatattatccAAGTACCCGGTAAACAGGATTGTTGGATGTGATGTTATTGAAAAAAGATGATTAAAAATAATGGAAACATACTACAGAAGTTGTGTTGGTTATTTATCTTGGTTGTCATTTTGCTTAATGTTTTAATGGTGATCAGAGGATGGATGCTTGTCCAGCATTTTGTAAGCATGAGCATTGCAACCAAGTTTGGTTTTGATAGGAAATGATCAAGTACGGAAGCAGACCGCTAATTACGTcaacaattttgacaaaatgagCTCCATATGTTTGGTATTGATCTCGATCAAGAAACTATGACAATATTGAATACACATTGGGTCAATGATATGATTAAGTTTCGATAACAAATGGTTATGTTTTTGGAGTGGTATTTAGTGTATATGTTGCAGAAACTAACAGTTCATATTTCTCATGTTTTGACCACCTGGTGTGGCCTTGACCTATGAGATCTTAAAGTCCTAAGGCTTGTGATAAATGGCTAAATATGGTACACCACATTCCGCAAAGCATAAAGTTAACAGTTGAAACACTAAATGACTGCTACAGAGCGAACGGTTGCTCATCTGATATTATTCACTCAAAATGGAAgaaataacacaattattaaagccaaagAGCAAGAGGTATTCAAGACTAGGGCAATACATGTActagattattattttttgaaaaaactaGATCAGGGAATAACTATGTTATGTACTCATAGGCTATATTTCTCTGTGAGTGACTTTTTCCCCCATTTTGCTAATAGGGCCTGGGCATGTCTGATGTGTGATTTTGACCAAAATTGGAAATTCCAATTAGCGTAAAATAGAgcaaaaatgctttaaaaatacagaaaaaaagataaaagatCATGATAAAGGTTGGTTCTTTAAGAATACACACCGACTCTTCCTGACAAAAAAGGTTTAGGGGtcctattattattatttatttattttaaaacatttaattgggaattttattttcacatatgATAACAAGAGGCCCACGATGGCTAATGATCTACTGGCAAAGCTTCTTTGGTCATTCCAGAGCATGTACATATGGATAATAGGCAACATACTGAAAGTTCACCTTTTGAACTTTTCTTGTTAGTTAACGGGCGCCGCAACAATAGTCTTGTAGCATGTAACATGCATGTGAATATGATAACAAATGTTGCCAATTTCAAGGGCCATTTtccagtcatgcatgggcggatTGTAGGCTAACTACTGTGAAAGTTTGGTCAAGATCAAACAAAATCTGGAGGCTCTTTTCTGTTCACAAGCTCAATTTTAGCAATTAAGTAAATTTCAAGGGGGCCATAAACCAGTTGTTTTTTATGGGCAGATCTGGATGGTTTTGGAAAGGAACAAAGGTCTCATCAATAGTTAACTATTGTCTTCGTTTATTGAAAATCAGAGAAGAAATAAAGGCTCTTTTTTGTTCACAAGCTGTATTATAGCAATTTCGACATttccaagggccataatccagtcatgcatgggtGAATCTGGCTGGTTATTTTAAGAACTTGGTACTTAGTAAATATCTAACTACATGGTAGTGTAAGAGAAAATATTGGGTAGTAAATGGAGCTTTgatcgtgttcacaagctcaATTATagttattttgacaatttcaagTGCAATAATCCAGTAAATAACACAGACGCACAAACGGCAGACACACTTTGCTGTCGCATATGCTCTTCTCgtctttggccagtagagctaaaaaaagTATGTGGCTTATCATTTGGAAAGGGCCGGCCCTCAATTGCCCTGAACACAAACACTTGTCTTTGATTCAACACAGCAGTGGATGCACGTAGGAAACTTGGCATCCCTTGAGTGAGCAAACATGAGATTAAAGAGCTAGGAAACAAacgaaatgtttaaaaatttattAACAAGATATAACaagaacataataaattatatcgTAAATAATCTTTATAAGTATAGCACTTGTAAAATGTGAACTACCCCAATCTAAGCATAATCTTCATCCTGCTGTTGGCAATTTAAGGAACCAAGATAATGGCACTTTTACACGATGTCTGCAGTTCCAAACAAATTAATGGATTTCTGACAGTTACTTACAAAAGATCAGCAGAGTACCAAATGCATGATCTCAAGTAACATATATCTGTTAcatagttattttcttaaaaccTAACTAGCTGTCTTAATTTTAGCTAGCTGAGATGAGTCCTAAGCCTAAGTCAGAGAACTTGTAGCTAAAGTCTGAGAATTTATTCACTTTTATCTAGCGCCTTTGTTTCAATTTTCGTCGTCAGAATCCGGTGCAAGTACTCGTGATGTACACAGGTCTGGATTTCGACTCTGAGACTGACTGGCCTGGGAACTGCCAAAAAACAGTGACCGGAACTGAAAGATGAATTGTGACAGTAATACCAGAACTGACTTTaggcaataaaatattgtcCCCTATTTTACAATTGAGTTACAGACAGTACCGGTtttttaaccctttacttcatgtaaacctaagccatttcaggctgccagttcatggcttatcagttcatatcagtacccctacttcataggagattattgatattattggaattttaaccctaatgtattacaaacctattttcttagtatttcttttggtttaatcaataagtcatcaatgtaaagtttatagagaattaaatttccaatccagtcatataaattttattttgttatctaaattatttccgcatgatattcataaataaacagaaaaatatgtcaaatttgatgaaaattaatttttactacacttttatttatcaaacataacacaaaatattatataaacaacatatttttataattcatttaatgcaacctgaattgaaacaaagatggacagaattaaaaaatagttcacaacaaagaagcacggtatatttatatatatgatacagaagaaaaaaaacaagttgatcaacagtcacagtatgtataactttcggttatttaacactacaatgaacaaataaagttattattcaactactaaatgaggcctgcatgttgttgtttactaaatttatatcgtttattgcatgtccatgtattgtcatttgggtttgattttaaaaatcctcatttcTCGTATCCTTGTGTGCGTGACGCCGAGGTCTGAATTCTCGACGTCGTACTCAATGTCTCAAACTCATTTATATCGAAGCCAGAATGTTCCGATTCGtcagacaaacactgaaatataaatgacattattcaggaatgttgttttaaactgaagttaacaagggcagaaattagctctacattgcattcttgtgtattcgaaaacacgtgtttcaacagctgatcgatgttaaattgggtcatgtcaaagtttaacaatagggatagtcattattttataacacatttgtacttactttcaatttgtagaagcagatgcgcatttttatgaccggattagcgaaacagaagtgacacatatgtcccatataatgatttatggcctttgtttatacaagccagatgattttttgtttatccaacatggccgacattttgacacgttttcgaaccatgacctgtgacgtcaggcgcgtgatcaataaaatatagttgtattattggtagttaattataacttgcagtattgtgtaaatttccacgaggaaaatgagacaggaatgcccacaaacctgcgcagtcaacgttttacgcatctttgataccagtgaccttatttcccgattttccgaaattctttaaatagtaacatagtgttttttttagtgcattgtatttatcgatgtttatacttcatgaatatgaatttatagcgcataaacaagcatcaggtatgaaaataaatgcccctacattacgaatacgtaggattacgtatctatgaagctatggataaaacgttaagatccgtatctatgaagctatggatagataagtaaaattgcgtatctatgaagtaaagggttaaaataggaaaataatTTATCCTTTTTACGTTAAGTTAttcttttgaaagttttttaaaGTATCTTGATTCAATCAGAAACACTCACACAGATTGTTCAATCTTCATTCTATTATTTGATTCTTATCCTAATATTTACTATTTGATTCTTCATCCAACTATTTCATTCTTTATAATAGGATAAATGTCTGTGGCATAATTATAACAAGAGCCGtcataagacagcgcgctcgac
Proteins encoded in this region:
- the LOC128231829 gene encoding protein phosphatase PTC7 homolog produces the protein MQSIIGYGRHFFRLFATSTEFKTKQQSCEPLKFVTGCSGFSKSLSPGGTIIGSKKLVFGDDAYFIARNAHTDVIGLADGVGGWRNYGIDPSLFSSSLMRACERLVKSGQFKPQHPANLIHDSYQEILAQKFPLIGGSTACVVALHKAENMIYTANLGDSGFLLIRDGEVVHRSEEQQHYFNTPFQLTVALPEQEGLVLSDRAESAHKSSYKVQEGDILLMGTDGLFDNMHEDMIVDYISKYKDHKDASKVTASTIAERAHDLSFDPDYMSPFALAAIDSGIELRGGKPDDITVIVARVSSDSVT